The genomic region CATCAAGGTGCCCGACCACTGCGCTGTTAGCCCCGCCATAACCGCTGCCGTACCCACAATGCAGCTACTGTGCAGGTCGTGACCGCAGGCGTGCATCAGCGGTACTTTGTTGCCATCTGCAGCGGTAGCGGTTTCGTTGCTGGCATAATCGAGCCCTGTCGCTTCTTTAATGGGCAGCGCATCCATGTCGCCGCGCAGCATCACCGTTGGCCCCTCGCCGTTTCGCAGCAGCGCGACCACGCCCGTACCGCCCACGTTGCGATTGACCTCATAGCCAAGGGCTTCCAGGGATTTAGCCAGCCGCGCACTGGTTTTGTACTCCTGAAAGGGTAGTTCGGGCATTTGGTGCAGCTGTTGGTAAAGCGCCTTCACCTCTGCAAAGGCGGCGTCAACCTGGGCACTCACGGCGCCCTTTACATTCATACGATCAGTCTGGGTAGTCATGGTGTTCTCCGTAGGCCACTTAGCGGTGGGTAGGCGTTGGCTTAGCAAGGACGGGTTTGACGAGCCACTGGCAGGCAGCCACCACACCGACATTAAGCAGCATTGCCCAGACCCCGGCGTGCCAGTTGAGCGGCGAACTCCAGACAAAGTCCATCATCAGGTAGGCAAGGCTGCCGACCAGCGCCCCGGCCATCACGCTGGCGCGCCTAAGCTGCGGCATAAACAGTGCGCCAATCACCATCGGGAACAGCTGCACAATAAGCCCGTAGGCACCCAGTAACAAAAGCACCAGCGAGGCGGGGTTCGCCAGGGCGCATAGGTAAGCAATCAACGATAGCCCTAACACGCTCCAGCGGGTCGCGCTGACCACGGCTTTCTCGCTGGCATCCTTCATTAGCGTGGGGCCCACCACGTCACGCACTAACACCACGGCGGCGGTGTGGGCCAAGTTGGCACCGGTCGACATGGCCGCGGCTAGCGCCCCAGAAAGCATTAAGCCAATCACCCAGGGCGAGAAGTTAGCCACGTCCATCACCATGCGAAGCAGTACCGTATCTGAGCGCTCTAAGGGCGTGTCAGCAAAGGCGAGAATGCCGGCAAAGCCGATGAACAGCAGTGGCACCAGCAGATAGGCATAAAGCGGATAGAAAACGCTGACTTTGCGCAGCGTTTTGCCACTGTCGGCGGAATAGAACTTCATAAACAGGTGCGGCCACATGGCGCCGCCAAAGGCGCTGACCAATACTGCGGTGCTGAAGTAGCCCCAGTTCATACCGGTAGCGCCGGGCATGGTGAGGTATTCGGGCATGGTTAGCTGGATTTGGCTAAACATCTCGCTGACGCCGCCGTAAAGGCGCTCGGAAATAGACAGCCCCAGGAACCACGCGATGGCGATCATCATGATGCCCTGGACGAGGTTGGTCCAACCGATGCCGTTAAGGCCGCTGCAAAAAACGTACGCAGCTACTACTAAAAAGGCTAGCAGCGCGCCGAGCCAGAAGGGAATCAGGCCGTCGGTGGCCGCCTGAAACAGCAGCCCGGCACCGGCGATTTGAATGGTCAGATAAGGCACTAGCGCCAATACACCGATCACCCCGGCCAGTAACCCCAGCGATTTGCTTTGGTAGTGGTCGGCAATCATATCGCCTTGGGTTAAGTAGCCG from Halomonas sp. 7T harbors:
- a CDS encoding sodium:solute symporter; its protein translation is MTDSVIVVGITLTYLALVLWVGLRARGQQNSSLEGYVAGGRHVGVVILFFILGAEIFSAFAFLGAPGWAYQHGAPGFYILAYLSLVPITIWAMGPRVAKLGRERGYLTQGDMIADHYQSKSLGLLAGVIGVLALVPYLTIQIAGAGLLFQAATDGLIPFWLGALLAFLVVAAYVFCSGLNGIGWTNLVQGIMMIAIAWFLGLSISERLYGGVSEMFSQIQLTMPEYLTMPGATGMNWGYFSTAVLVSAFGGAMWPHLFMKFYSADSGKTLRKVSVFYPLYAYLLVPLLFIGFAGILAFADTPLERSDTVLLRMVMDVANFSPWVIGLMLSGALAAAMSTGANLAHTAAVVLVRDVVGPTLMKDASEKAVVSATRWSVLGLSLIAYLCALANPASLVLLLLGAYGLIVQLFPMVIGALFMPQLRRASVMAGALVGSLAYLMMDFVWSSPLNWHAGVWAMLLNVGVVAACQWLVKPVLAKPTPTHR